A genome region from Conger conger chromosome 16, fConCon1.1, whole genome shotgun sequence includes the following:
- the LOC133114247 gene encoding GTPase IMAP family member 4-like, which produces MSVQSLLISTLDDMLAEDLRRFKFWLSNDLPEGFKPIGKGRLENKPVVDIVEQMIAAFGEKDAGKVALHALRKADQNDLAQRLEKDHTWSGERRCSPDLRMVLIGKSGAGKSASGNTILERKAFKSEFSPGSVTRSSESSNKETDRGRITVIDTPGIFDTSMPEEEVKREIERCITLSVPGPHAFLLVIRLGRFTQEERNAVRWIQEKFREEASRYTMVLFTGGDQLDKPVWEFLSYSRDLQDVVGSCGGGYHVFNNKDGSDGAQVSELTRKVEEMVEGNGGQCYTNEMYQEVERRIREEEDRKRREEEEKERQETVVRQIRESKFMREVRRVRDDVRDFLDKPLPFI; this is translated from the exons ATGTCTGTCCAGTCCTTGCTCATTTCCACCCTGGATGATATGTTGGCAGAGGATCTGAGGAGGTTTAAATTCTGGCTCTCAAACGATTTGCCTGAGGGCTTTAAACCCATTGGAAAGGGCAGACTGGAGAACAAACCTGTGGTTGACATAGTGGAGCAGATGATAGCGGCCTTTGGGGAAAAAGATGCAGGGAAGGTGGCACTGCATGCCCTGAGGAAAGCGGACCAGAATGACCTCGCTCAGAGACTGGAGAAAGATCACA CGTGGTCTGGAGAGAGACGTTGTTCTCCTGACTTGAGGATGGTGCTGATTGGTAAGAGTGGAGCAGGGAAGAGTGCATCGGGAAACACCATCTTGGAGAGAAAAGCCTTCAAATCGGAGTTCTCTCCGGGTTCCGTGACCAGGAGTAGTGAGAGCAGTAACAAGGAAACAGACAGGGGGCGCATTACCGTGATTGACACCCCGGGGATCTTTGACACTTCCATGCCAGAGGAAGAAGTTAAGCGTGAAATCGAGAGGTGCATCACCCTGTCCGTCCCAGGACCGCATGCCTTCCTGCTGGTGATCAGGCTGGGCCGCTTCACACAGGAGGAGAGGAACGCCGTGCGCTGGATCCAGGAGAAGTTCAGAGAGGAAGCCTCACGCTACACCATGGTGCTGTTCACTGGGGGGGATCAGCTGGATAAGCCGGTGTGGGAGTTCCTCAGCTACAGCCGCGACCTCCAGGACGTTGTCGGCAGCTGTGGCGGTGGGTATCACGTCTTCAACAACAAAGACGGCAGCGACGGTGCTCAGGTCTCCGAGCTGACGCGGAAGGTGGAGGAAATGGTGGAGGGAAACGGAGGGCAATGCTACACCAATGAGATGTATCAGGAGGTGGAGCGAAGGataagagaggaggaggacaggaagaggagagaagaagaggagaaagagagacaggaaaCGGTTGTAAGACAGATCAGAGAAAGTAAATTTATGAGGGAAGTGAGAAGAGTGAGAGATGACGTGAGAGATTTTTTAGATAAACCACTACCGTTCATATGA